AAGCAAAGACCCATTAGGTAAAAATACGGTCCATTTTATAAATATCCACGTGTAACATttccattttataaataaagttcTATGTACATCTTGCTACTTCGTATAAAATACTAAAAccttattcaaataaaatatttctgtGATCGTCCACCAGTCTATTCATTTCTACTCCcaatgggaatttttttttgttttaaaaatatattttaaataaataaaatatctataaattTGTTATTGTGTGTTTAGAAGGGAAAGGGTAGGCATGTTTTCTCtcaattctttttaattaaaatggaacataaaatatgaataaatggtacaaattaaataatattcaatccattttttatatggtaagatatgaaagaaaaaagttcaTCTAATCAACCACAATGGGAGATAATGTAATTACCTCCAATATTAGACAAAGTTAAGgggttttaatataatttaaaattgacaCTAAAAAAGTGTATTTAAAGAGTCCCAAAGCcccttattaattaattatgatggaAATATTAGATTAAgtcataatttaaatatttgtggGTCGTATGGGCCCTTGGGGATAAAAGGGGTTTTTTGGCACCAAAAGGATCATGATGCTCCCGTGGTTCAAACTTGACCTCATGACTATTGGTTTTGGcgatataattttaataatatcgTATGAGAAATCAATTTATATCAAATGATAATGGGTCAAAACTTTTATCGTATTTGACATCGCACTCTTAGGTTTGTTTTAAGAGTCATCATTTCTCTAATCTTAAGAACGACGCCATTATTCTATACgaatataatgtattttaattctatatatttattataaaattgtatatttcAACGGCTTGAACTATCATGTCATACTAACAATCAATGGATTTTGTTGTCTTATTATGTCATGTCTTATCTAAAAACATGTTCAAATATTTGATGATGCTCTTAAAATTTCACCATATGACAAAGACCCATTTCACCTAACAAAATTTTGgaataataacttaaatattttttttatccatctttaaaattcaaaattataataaaattcgTTAAATCATATTTAACTTAATATGGGCATATTTCACCCAAAATAACAGGAGAAaccattattaaaattaaagcacAAAATGGGAAGCCATGTTATTCAATCAAAGAGATTGGTTAAATTAGGGAAAAAAGATTCCACTTCCCATTTTGTATAATTGgacattaatatttttcaaatattaagtTATGTGAATAAATACAGTATCATATAACTCTCCAAATATTCTTTGATTTCATTCATTAAATGTAAAcgtaaataatgataataataacatcCCATCAACTATGAAAGTAccacaaagttttttttttttttacctaccCCATATCTTCAATGGATAAAttcaccatattttttttatttgtcttttaaatttacattacataaaacaaattaaatccaaataaataaatttttattcatgtgtcaaattaaaacttttttttccaagtaataTCATCAATAAGTCATATTTAAGCGAGTATTTGGTAAACTGACTTCATAACTTAATtcacttaatttaagttattaagtaaattaaacatatttgataaaataattaaataatataatttaaagttaaaagcatcgttaagtaataaataaaattgactaacttatttttaagtttacatttttattttacttgtttattttcatttgttctaATTACTTCAATGGTTTTATTTGCTACTCTACCACCTCTGATGCTACTAACCTCCTTCACCCTAGTTgtaattaatgagaataaatacgatttaaaatatattcaaatttaattttatcaaacaatcttaatacttaaaataataattaaatgacaagttttaagttaacaacatacgtataatttaacttaaaagtcaACTCAAGtcataaaataataagtattaatttttatcaaGTACCCcttaaatcttaattttttttagtactcGCCAATGATATATTTAGATGTGTTTAATATGCTTATGTGCTCATTATATGAATTTGTTTGTTAAATTTTgtatgaataattttaataaaatagctTATTCGACACTTGactattagaagaaaaaaaagtcaataCTAAATTAAgatgataaattttataattcaccttaaaaaaatcatatatgtataatggtataaataaaaatcattatgttCCAATTTAggttctaaattatttttaaatcaatatcaattaTATTGTACCCAAAtatcaaaaagttattttattaagatttttgttataaaaaaatgaaacgaAAAACCTCATATATAACATGCACCTAAATAAATATCTAtccaataaatatataaataaatagacggATAGAAGGATACACATAAACTTGAGAAAACTGTAGTGGGAAACCGGAGGCGATCTCATTTCCCTCTTTCTCCCCCCATCATCTCTTCAAATTCGGACCGCCCGCGTTAATTTCACGCGTGTCTACCTCTCACCCCCAAACCCTACattttttcacagaccgcccaAAGTATAttctcttcaaattttctgCCTTCTCTCTTCTCCATATCTCCAAATCCTAATTCTCTCTCTACAATCCACCTCAAACAATGAAGAGAAAAGTTAGGCGACAGCCAACTCAGAAGGAAGAATCCAATTCTTCCAAAGCCCCCACCAGAGCTAAGCGGGTCAAAGCTTCTAAGCCTGAATCGGAGCCCGAGTTCTTCGAGGAGAAGCGCAACATGGTATAGTTGATTGGATGATGTTTGATTCAACAGTGCTTGATTGGTTGGATcggtttttattattattatttttattttctgggtGATCTGTTTGGATCttgatttttgggtttttgatGTTTTGGTGCGCTGTGTTTGATTGTTGAGCTAAAATGCTGGTAACCTCTTGGTCTGTGTTGGTGGTCGGTTGAGCGGAAGAGAAGGAATTTGAATGTTTAGTAGAAGGAATCTGGATTGTTACTTTGATTAAGCGAATGGTGGTGTTGGGCTAGCTTGACTGGTTTTTATCGGGTATTTGAAATGCTACTCTTTGTTTCTCACCCCAAATCTCCTGGGAACCAAACGGTGTCATTTTCACTTTGctgcctttttcttttgaatagtttttgtttcttcttgaaGCAATTTGGAGCTGCAACTGGTAAATTTGTGTTTATGAATATCACAGATTCATTAATTATACCCTGTTATTATGCTAGAATTGAATGGCATAGCATCAACAGGGCAGTACAGTATTgttaattgttgttttttggtttGCATATCGTTAGTTGTTGgtttttggtttatttaaaATTGAGTTTTACATATTTGGACGAAAATGGAGCTGGTAATGCTTGTGGTtcttagaaaacataaaatagatgAAGGCCAGTGTATGCAGTTCTGCATTTGTCTACATACTATTAAGGAGCATCATATcattgtatttaaattttaccTGGTTATGTTTTGCAGGAAGATCTGTGGAAAGAGACATTTCCAGTTGGGACAGAGGTCTGAAactataattttgttttctcaGCTTTTACTTAAAATATCTTAGTATGTTTTATTGTTTCTTCTTACTAAATAATTGTATCTTTCAGTGGGATCAATTCGACTTGCTTTACCAATTCAAGTGGAACTTCTCTAACCTTGAAGTAAGTCAAATAATCAtcttagatttatttatttatttttgtgagcAGTTTGTGGTTGGatgacttattttaaaatagaagtgaaaaaaaaaaattgaaatgtttaGTGCTTAAAGTATTCACCTAACTGTGGTCAGAAAGCATTCGAAGAAGGGGGAAAACTATATGGCAAGAAAGTTTATCTCTTTGGCTGTTCAGAGCGTAAGTAGCTTACATTATTTCggccttttatttttcttgttatcAAGACTTTGATTGTGCTTCATACTTGTTGAAGAAGGACTtgcatttaatttttgtatagaGTTTGTTGGGGTATATTATgttctttgttttctctgtCCTTCCTTTTTACACTGCCCTTTTCTCTCTTGCAGCTCAATTGGTTTCGTACAAGGGTGAAAATAAAGTTATCTGCATACCTGCTGTGGTGGCTGTAAGTTATTAAAATAGTGGCTTTTGAATTAGGGGTTTGGAAAATAAAGTAGTTTAATTTGGTTAACATAGGTGGTTGCAAATTCCTCACAAGATTGAAGTTATTAAAGCAGGCTCGTTATTTATAGAACCACTTGATGTTATATACTGTCTTTAGTTGGAGTTCCAGTCAATTTCTGTATTAGTCTCCCTGCCTGGCCTTTGATACACTTTTGCCTTTTTCTTAGATTTGCTCATGTTCTTTAACTTGGTATTGAGATTTAACCTTGTACTCAGGTTCTATGCAGCTTTGGTTCCTTTGGTACGTGTTGAGTGGCTATTTCTTTGAACATAGTCCCCAATAATAGGTTTTGAGAACTTGTGTGGTGTTTATTGGATGTATAATTTCTTTATCTCACTTCTTTAATTATGGAAATTAGTATATTTACAAAAGCAATGTAGTCTGCGAGTGTAGTGACATAATTTATCTCCTTCCATTCTATGGATTTTGTAATTTGCAAATTCCAACATCAAATACCTTTGGGAACTTGTATAATTGTATGAATAAAATGCATGATATGTTTTGCTTTGTTCATACTACAGGTGTTTATTGGATCCATCGGTTTCTCTATCTCACCTCTTTAATTATGGaaattagtatatttataaAAGCAATGCAGTCTGCGGGTGTCGTGACTTAATTTATCTTCTTCCATTCTATTTGCTTAGCAATTTGCAAATTCCAACATTAAATGCCATTGTGAACTTATATAATTGTATGAACAAAAAGCATGATACCTTTTtctttgtccataaattttttcttgttgttCTTTCTATTCTTGGTagcaaattatcattttttttgggtaaaatttATGGGAATAAGTTTGTCagaattatttgtttttaccaCAACATACATTTGTAACTTTTGGCTAatttatttcttccattttgtGGTTCTCATTGACAGGTTGTATCTCCTTTCCCGCCTTCTGATAAGATTGGAATTAACTCAGTTCAGAGGGAGGCTGAAGAAATAGTTCCTATGAAGCAAATGAAAATGGACTGGGTTCCATATATTCCTTTGGAGAACAGGTAGGTTTTGAACTGATTTCTTGGTATCTTTCTCCGCATGCATCTTTGAAGTTATTTATCCATTGCTGTCCTTATGCGATCCCATTCTTCTACAGAGAAAGTCAAGTTGACAGGCTAAAGACGCAAATATTTATCTTGAGCTGCACCCAAAGAAGGTGAAATTGCTTTCTTTACTGATGTAACTTTATCATCCAAACCAGttagataaattaatattttacatttttgtgTAAGCAcaataaattttgttgtttagtCCAGTCAACTTGGAGAGTCAGGTTGGGCaagtattttttgaatttatgtcAGAAGTTGTGATATGATTAACCTGGGTTTTCTTGCTCACAGTCATGACTGCATTTCTAAGTCTTTAAATCAGCTATAGGGATcagttcttattttatttatgtttttattttttattgttgtttttcttattatcatatgattgaaaattttaatttaaaatattatatggtCTATTAACATGGTTACATAAAGGTAATTCTATTGCAGTTAGTCAAGAATCAGACTATTAGTTGTCTATgtctgaaaatttaaaaataccaaACATGAAGCTAACTCCACTGCAGTATTTAAGTCTTACTGCAAACAATCATATGGTGTAACCTGTTGCTCTCTCTCTGAAATCTCATTTTGTTTGTGCATGCTGTAGATTGGTGCTCCATCCAATGGGCATTGTTTTTTTGTGCAAGGAGAAGATCTAAAGTAGGAATTTAACCAAACAGAGTGAGTGATTTATTGCAACCTGGGAGATGGGGGATGTTGGCTTGGACTGGTGTCTTTTCCGTGTTAAGATAGGTCAGAACTAGTAAATGATCATTTGTGCATCATGTGCAGCAAAAGTGGAATTGTATCACTTGAGTGACTTTAAGGGATGGTGGGTTGATGCTTTTGAGATCTATGGTGGGAGTTTTCTGTAAGTGATGGGTAGATTTTGAATTTAGGAAGATCAGGTTCATCAGAAATCTATCTTGTCTTTTTTGCTTTGATAGGTAATATTTTCTCCCTTTTCCTCTTAGATTTAGACATTTCCCATCACTGCCACAACCACTTATCATTTGATTCAGGCCTCAAGGGCTTAGAAATATGCTCTTCATGTTGTCATATTTATGATGGGAAGGAATGAAATAGAAGAATTTCCTGGGGATGAGGAGAAGAATTTTTAGGGGAAGGAGTCTTTACTTCAGCACCACCTATATGGGCACTTTTTTGGAATGGTTTAGATCGTATTTAGATGATTATTCCATGACCATGATAGGCTTTGTAGATTGGATTAGCTCAAAGTAAGGAGTTGGGGGGGTTTGTTTCttccctctttcttttgatagttttttttttcttctcttcttttggAGACCAATATATGCATTGTATGTACTTTGTTGCATCTTTTTACAGGTActttgtatataaaatattatcttcttgcttatcaaaaaagaaaaaaggtcttcaaatttttgtttggaaGGGTGGTGGTTGAGGAATTTGGGAGGGGGGATGGCTTTGTTTTGCTTAAGAAAAAACTATTTGATGCTCcattttgtttataataatttattggaAAAGAACAATAGAATTATATTTGGTATCAAGAAGTGAGAGTAACAAATAGAAGAGGAAGGTGCTGAGATTCTATCCTCATAGCTCTGTCCAGTGTTTGGTGAGTCTGCCCATGTTAAAGATAAAAAGGACTTGAGGGTTTGACCCTCTACCATCACAACTCTTACCCAATGAGTTgactttaatgttttttatttgcatTACTTGTTTGGTTTTGTATGTTGTTGTGCATCAAGTATGTGTTTAGCTGTGTTTCTTACTTTATGCATGCAGCATGTTCCCCTCTGTGGCTTCTTATTTGTATGGAATTTTTTGGTGTAGGGCTGCTTTGAAACACTTGAAGATAGACCGTGTCAAGAAGTATGAATACTGCCTACCATGTGAGTTCTCAAACTATTTGCAGATGTTTGGACTGGAGTATCCTACACTGACCCTATTAGAGATGGCGTCTTTGTAACTAAGAATCCTTGTTGTCATTGCATAATTCAGTGCTTCACCTCTTAATTACCTCCACCATCCCCAAACTGAAATGAGAAAAACTCGTTTTTGTATGAGTTTTGCCAATAACAGAAATTGTGCCTGAGTTCAGAAAATTGTATATACCTTTCAGGAAGTTTTAGACAACACAAATGgcttgatgaaatttgaaaaatgaagatgTCTACTGATAACTAGGTTACCAAGCCTCTTTTTCTTGATCTAATTTAATTATTGGGAGTTTGTAACTTAACTAGTTAATACTGGTGCTATGTGGACTTTCTGTTTGAATTCTGCCGTCCATGGTGGACTTCTGAAAAgcaatttcatttctttcccatATTCGTTctgtgaaaaaatattaaaaatattatttagctTGATTTTGTTCCTGTGCTATTCCAAGGATTCAGCTTATGAACTTCATGtcagtgctctgtaaaatattatttttaatgcatGTGGAACTAGACAGCTGACTGGTCTTATTCTGTTAACAGATTTTTATCAGCCATTCAAGGAAGATGAGCTGGAGCAGAGTACTGAGGTTCAAATAATATTTCCAGCTGAATCAAAGCCGGTAAGATGACAGCATGTGATGAGGAAAAACTAATGTCCCATTATTTCAAGGAATATTTGGTAGGTTTTATGTAGCTACGACCAACTTGTTGATGAGTAATGACCAACAAATAGGGGTTGCTCGTATACGTAGGATGATTGAAGCAAATATACTGAAAAATTCTGTAAATTTTTCCTACTCCTTGCAGGTTTTCTGCGAGTTTGATTGGGAGCTTGATGAACTTGAGGTACACAAGTAACTTTTTTGATGTTTGTGCTCTTGCATATAACCTATTTAAATTGGTTGAAAATATTGTAATGACATGGTCTGGTTGCTTAAGCTTATCCCCAAATTTCATTGTTTATGTATAATCATAAGCCAATTATTAGATAATTCAACAACCTTGTAAACCAGTTTGGTCAGATGGCTGTATTTTCTGTTTAGCTGAGGGAATTCTTGTTACCATCTGGTTGTGGGTTTGGCTGTCTCGCTTCTATAAAGCAATTGATACTAAACTTAGTTTAGAGTCATTTGTGATGGTCAGGCATTTAATAAGACAAAAGATGACTTGTTCCTGCATTAATTATTCCTGGGGGAGTGTTGTGGAAGGAACCCTCTGAAGGAATAAGTTCCTTTATTACTCAGAAGCTTTATAggtttttcttatgttttatttacaTCTTGTGCTAAATTGTACTTATCCTATCTTTAGGAGTTCACTGATAAGCTGATTGAGGAGGAGGAATTGGATACAGATCAAAAGGATGCATTTAAGGTGATCTGCAATTGATGATATGCATGTAACTGATTGCTCCTTCATGTAATAAACCATAACATGAACTTAACTTGTTTTGCTTGCTCAGGATTTTGTCAAAGAGAAAGTCCGAGAGGCAAAAAAAGCCAATAGACAGGTATTTTATAGCAGATACCAGTTGTTGCAATAGTTTTGGTCTTGcacataaatttcaaatatgttGAGTACttgttaatttcttttcttgtagGCTAGAGAAGCCCGAAAAAAAGCGCTTGAAGAAATGAGTGAGGAGGCTAAAGCAGCATTTGAAAACATGAAGTTTTACAAGTTCTACCCTGTGCAGACCGAGGATACTCCTGACATATCAAATGTTaaggtataattttttttggtaggcAAAAGATAATATTATTAACACTGCCTAATTAAAAGAAGGGGCACTAATACACACAAGAAGTATAGAAAGGAGACATAAAGGCAATTAGATTGAGAGATTAACAAAAGCACCTCTCTATAATCATCAATAAcacaaccaatcaacaaaatctaatATGGACAGTGATGCACCTTCTAAAGACTTTTTGCTAAAAGCAAGAGAGAGCATAAGAAAGAATTTGTGAGAGTTTGGACCGATTATTCTTCATTGACAAAAACTCTAAAATGTTAAGGTACAATTTTGAACATCCCTTCTATtgaaaaaacataatatcttgGACACCACTATATTTGTTTCTCCACATGAGACTATTGATAGCCTTTGAATCTTGTGCGTATTGAAGCTGGCCTTGATGCGACATTCAAGACCATGGTGTATTACTATAAGTCGTTCCCTAGATAAATAGTCAAAAATTAATCTCTTGATggaatatatgtttaatttacttATCTGTTGCATGCTAACAAAATATGTCTGCTATTTTGAATATCAACTAACTGATCTCCCAAAAGCTTTGTCATTATgtggccctttttttttttcttggtattcAAATGGATCGATATGGCACTAGTTCTAAATGGTTTGACTTTTATTGGCTAATTAAGTCGAGTATTTTCTGTCGAGTCAACTGGTTTTTGACTTGGCCATGGTTTATTGAGGGTATGTTTTCCAATCCATTTTATGAACAATTACAAAAAAGAGTTGATTGGTTGTAGCAAATCAATGAATTTGGCCTCTTCTGTTAGAGCACACACTTGCTTAAGAATGCTAATTGCATTCTGATTCTCCTGCTTTAACAAGCTTAGATCTTAATAAATTAAGCTTTTGTTATTTATGCTTATCATCACTTATTTGAGcatgttttaataatttcttgttTACATGTCACATGGTA
Above is a genomic segment from Vitis riparia cultivar Riparia Gloire de Montpellier isolate 1030 chromosome 7, EGFV_Vit.rip_1.0, whole genome shotgun sequence containing:
- the LOC117918963 gene encoding protein HEAT INTOLERANT 4-like encodes the protein MKRKVRRQPTQKEESNSSKAPTRAKRVKASKPESEPEFFEEKRNMEDLWKETFPVGTEWDQFDLLYQFKWNFSNLEKAFEEGGKLYGKKVYLFGCSEPQLVSYKGENKVICIPAVVAVVSPFPPSDKIGINSVQREAEEIVPMKQMKMDWVPYIPLENRESQVDRLKTQIFILSCTQRRAALKHLKIDRVKKYEYCLPYFYQPFKEDELEQSTEVQIIFPAESKPVFCEFDWELDELEEFTDKLIEEEELDTDQKDAFKDFVKEKVREAKKANRQAREARKKALEEMSEEAKAAFENMKFYKFYPVQTEDTPDISNVKAPFINRYYGKAHEVL